The following proteins are co-located in the Pedobacter frigiditerrae genome:
- a CDS encoding cob(I)yrinic acid a,c-diamide adenosyltransferase — MKIYTKTGDKGETSLIGGVRVPKYHIRIESYGTVDELNSYIGLIMCQSIDAHHQQVLKEIQDRLFTIGSSLASDPEKSKMKIPDLLESDITLLEKEMDAMNEVLPALKHFILPGGNTVVSYCHLARCVCRRAERLTVELASSSFVDSNITIYLNRLSDYLFVLARKLNDDAKTEENIWIPRI, encoded by the coding sequence ATGAAAATTTACACCAAAACAGGAGATAAAGGCGAGACATCACTAATTGGTGGTGTTCGTGTTCCTAAATATCACATCAGAATTGAAAGTTACGGAACGGTTGATGAGTTAAATTCTTACATCGGTTTAATCATGTGCCAATCGATAGATGCACATCATCAACAAGTTTTAAAAGAAATTCAAGATAGGTTATTCACAATTGGTTCTTCGTTAGCATCAGACCCAGAGAAGTCTAAGATGAAAATTCCTGACCTTTTAGAAAGTGATATCACGTTACTTGAAAAAGAAATGGATGCGATGAATGAAGTACTTCCTGCTTTAAAGCATTTTATATTACCAGGGGGAAACACCGTTGTATCTTACTGTCATTTAGCTCGTTGTGTTTGTAGAAGAGCAGAAAGACTTACGGTAGAATTGGCTTCATCAAGCTTTGTTGACAGCAATATTACAATTTATTTGAACAGATTAAGTGATTATTTGTTTGTTTTGGCTCGTAAATTGAATGACGATGCTAAAACAGAAGAAAACATCTGGATACCACGAATTTAA
- a CDS encoding triple tyrosine motif-containing protein: protein MRHFFLIFLLAFFPQFYLAAQDPIGLPQVSSYTSLDYKGGTQNWGIAQDRNGILYFANNEGLLTYNGAYWKLYPTPQKTIVRSVKIDASGKIYIGGQNEIGYFEPNEYGILIYHSLKDLIAPKERQFPDVWDIVFNGNEVCFRTVNKIFRLKNNKIEVFPTPIAWAYLGKVGNEVYAQEINIGLKTLVNNKWEIKCNDKRIIAGVVTSVLPYNGDTLLITTLKDGLFLLKGNELINKKTALDKTFYNDRINGAMQINKDLYALGTTSSGLFIINRKGTLIRQFSYSEGLNNSNIRSILLDQHQNLWLGLDDGVSFIAFNSAIKHIYPDRRKQVSSYASRIFDNKLYVGTSNGVFAAPLNTKQKDLSNSQSQFTEVSNSKGQTWGLAEINKQLLLANEDGTSVINDNKAAPLYTGTGTWLFSSLNKDNTNVIAGTYTGLQFLNFDNNKFSNKGTLAALNEPLRFIAVDEKLNCVWASHPYRGVFKIDLSPDRQKMVKASLLTQKDGLPLTLYNYVFKIKNKIVVATADGIYEYDANRKKFKPSEYFRPIFKKLSIQYLNEDPDGNIWFVTTKNVGVVDFKKKTKNTNFTIVELPELTSKIVAGFENIYPYNDRNIFIGANKGLIHIDYKKYAANIYKPNVLLGQIRIVGKTDSVFFGGYFNGNAKAKHKLSFAYNSLHFEYASTLFEQKENIEFSYKLEGYDEEWSAWSNKSEKDYTNLSHGKYVFLVKARNNLGNESKTISYSFTIAPAWYRSNMAYVIYFFLFGYMLYLLIKFQEKEHKKQQDNLRQKHQLEMERNEQQITKLQKKQLEADVEFKNKELATTTMHLVQRGKLLSKIGDELLPLVQQTTSKDTANDLKKVIRLLNEAKKLDNDWEQFSIHFDHVHANFLSNLKEKYPNLSPSDLKLCAYLKLNLSSKEIAQLLNITSRAVEVSRYRLRKKLNLKPEVNLFDFLLNSSPKTT from the coding sequence ATGAGACATTTTTTTCTAATCTTTTTGCTTGCTTTCTTTCCCCAATTTTACTTGGCAGCACAAGACCCAATTGGCTTGCCTCAAGTAAGTAGTTATACAAGTTTAGACTATAAAGGCGGAACCCAAAATTGGGGAATTGCTCAAGACAGAAACGGGATTCTATATTTCGCAAATAATGAAGGGCTACTAACCTACAATGGAGCATATTGGAAATTGTACCCAACTCCTCAAAAGACGATAGTACGATCGGTAAAAATTGATGCTAGCGGAAAGATTTACATCGGAGGTCAAAATGAGATTGGTTACTTCGAACCAAATGAATATGGCATATTAATTTATCACTCTCTAAAAGATTTAATTGCACCCAAAGAAAGACAATTTCCAGATGTTTGGGATATCGTATTTAATGGCAACGAAGTCTGCTTTAGGACAGTTAATAAAATATTCAGGTTAAAAAATAATAAGATTGAGGTATTTCCTACACCGATAGCTTGGGCTTATTTAGGTAAGGTGGGCAACGAGGTCTATGCGCAGGAAATAAATATCGGATTAAAAACACTTGTAAATAATAAGTGGGAGATAAAATGTAACGACAAAAGAATTATTGCTGGGGTTGTTACTTCAGTTTTACCATATAATGGAGATACATTGTTGATTACTACGTTAAAAGACGGTCTATTTTTGTTAAAGGGTAATGAGTTAATCAATAAGAAAACGGCTTTAGACAAGACTTTTTATAATGACAGAATTAACGGTGCAATGCAAATTAATAAGGATTTGTATGCGTTGGGAACGACTTCTTCTGGTCTATTCATTATAAACCGTAAAGGAACACTAATAAGACAATTTTCTTACTCTGAAGGATTAAACAACAGCAACATCAGGAGTATTTTATTAGACCAACATCAAAATTTATGGTTAGGATTAGACGATGGAGTTTCATTTATTGCTTTTAACAGTGCAATAAAGCATATATATCCTGATAGGAGAAAACAGGTTTCTAGTTATGCAAGTAGAATTTTTGACAATAAGCTTTATGTTGGAACTTCAAATGGTGTTTTTGCTGCACCGCTAAATACAAAACAAAAAGACTTGAGTAATTCACAATCACAATTTACCGAGGTAAGTAATAGTAAAGGTCAAACGTGGGGTTTGGCTGAAATAAATAAACAGCTATTACTAGCAAATGAAGATGGAACTTCAGTTATCAATGACAACAAAGCAGCACCACTTTACACTGGGACAGGAACTTGGTTGTTCTCCTCGTTAAATAAAGATAATACCAATGTAATAGCGGGTACTTATACAGGTTTACAATTCCTCAATTTTGATAATAATAAATTTAGCAATAAAGGAACTCTTGCTGCTCTAAACGAGCCATTGAGGTTTATAGCGGTTGATGAAAAATTAAACTGTGTTTGGGCTTCTCATCCTTATAGGGGCGTTTTTAAAATTGATTTATCTCCTGACAGGCAAAAAATGGTTAAGGCAAGTTTGCTTACTCAAAAAGATGGTTTGCCATTAACCTTATATAACTATGTATTTAAAATTAAAAATAAGATTGTAGTAGCAACTGCTGATGGTATCTATGAATATGATGCAAATAGAAAAAAGTTTAAACCAAGCGAGTACTTTAGGCCAATTTTTAAAAAATTATCTATCCAATATTTAAATGAAGACCCTGATGGAAACATTTGGTTTGTAACTACAAAAAATGTTGGTGTGGTAGATTTTAAGAAAAAGACTAAAAATACGAATTTTACTATCGTTGAACTTCCAGAATTAACATCGAAAATTGTAGCAGGTTTTGAAAATATCTATCCTTATAATGATAGAAACATATTCATCGGGGCAAATAAGGGCCTAATTCATATCGACTATAAAAAGTATGCAGCTAATATTTACAAGCCAAATGTTCTTTTAGGGCAAATTAGAATTGTAGGCAAAACCGATAGTGTTTTCTTTGGTGGCTATTTTAATGGCAATGCAAAGGCTAAACATAAACTTTCATTTGCATATAACTCGTTACACTTTGAATACGCTTCAACATTGTTTGAGCAAAAAGAAAATATTGAATTTAGCTATAAACTAGAAGGATATGATGAAGAATGGTCTGCATGGAGCAATAAAAGTGAAAAGGATTACACCAATTTAAGTCATGGAAAGTATGTGTTTTTGGTTAAAGCCAGAAACAATTTGGGCAACGAATCTAAAACAATTAGCTATTCATTTACAATCGCTCCAGCGTGGTATAGAAGCAATATGGCTTATGTAATTTATTTCTTTCTTTTTGGCTATATGCTTTATTTGCTCATAAAATTTCAGGAGAAGGAACATAAAAAGCAGCAAGATAACCTACGACAAAAACATCAATTAGAAATGGAAAGAAACGAGCAACAGATTACAAAGTTGCAGAAAAAGCAATTAGAAGCAGATGTAGAGTTTAAAAACAAAGAATTAGCAACAACAACTATGCACTTGGTTCAACGTGGTAAATTGCTTTCTAAAATTGGAGATGAGCTATTGCCACTTGTACAACAAACTACGAGCAAAGACACGGCAAACGATTTAAAGAAAGTTATAAGGTTATTAAATGAAGCTAAAAAGTTAGATAATGATTGGGAACAATTCTCCATTCACTTTGACCACGTTCATGCAAATTTTTTAAGTAATTTAAAGGAGAAATATCCCAACCTTAGTCCAAGTGACCTTAAGTTATGTGCTTACTTAAAATTGAATTTATCCTCAAAGGAGATTGCTCAATTATTAAACATCACCTCGAGGGCGGTTGAAGTAAGTAGATATAGATTAAGAAAGAAATTGAATTTAAAACCAGAGGTTAACTTATTTGATTTTCTACTAAACAGTTCTCCTAAAACAACTTAG
- a CDS encoding deoxynucleoside kinase — translation MHIAIVGNIGAGKTTLTSLLAKNYGWEALYEAVDNNPYLEDFYSDMKRWSFNLQIYFLNSRFQQIVEIDSHKRNVIQDRTIYEDAYIFAENLHEMGLMTTRDHENYKAIFENITSFIKPPDLLVYLKASVPTLVNNIQRRGREYEASIRIDYLSKLNEKYEAWIKGYNLGKLLILDKDKLDFTNNPEDLGSIIQSIEAEINGLF, via the coding sequence ATGCACATAGCAATAGTTGGAAACATAGGCGCAGGAAAAACTACTTTAACAAGTTTATTGGCCAAAAATTATGGCTGGGAAGCTTTATATGAAGCTGTAGATAACAACCCTTATTTAGAGGATTTCTATAGCGACATGAAACGTTGGAGCTTTAATTTACAGATTTATTTTTTGAATAGCCGTTTTCAACAAATTGTTGAAATTGATAGTCATAAACGTAATGTAATTCAAGACCGTACGATTTATGAAGATGCTTATATTTTTGCAGAAAACTTGCACGAAATGGGCCTAATGACCACTAGAGACCACGAAAACTATAAAGCTATTTTCGAAAATATTACCTCTTTTATTAAACCACCAGATTTATTGGTCTATTTAAAAGCTTCTGTACCAACTTTGGTTAATAATATCCAACGCCGTGGTCGTGAGTACGAAGCAAGTATCCGTATTGATTATTTATCTAAACTTAACGAAAAATATGAAGCTTGGATTAAAGGTTATAACCTGGGTAAACTACTGATTCTAGATAAAGACAAATTAGATTTTACCAATAATCCAGAAGATTTAGGGTCTATCATTCAATCTATTGAAGCAGAGATAAACGGATTGTTTTAA
- a CDS encoding ABC transporter ATP-binding protein, giving the protein MQKALITINDIGRKYVIGSEVIHALKSVSLSINKGEFVALMGPSGSGKSTLMNILGCLDTPSKGDYILNGTNVSHMTENELAEVRNTEIGFVFQTFNLLPRATSLDNVALPLIYAGASKKERNERATKALENVGLGNRVTHKPNELSGGQRQRVAVARALINNPSIILADEPTGNLDTKTSIEIMGLLEEIHSKGNTIILVTHEEDIAQHAHRIVRMRDGLIEKDYVNDDVKTVSPRLSHLEKKGDDFESIV; this is encoded by the coding sequence ATGCAAAAAGCACTCATTACCATTAATGATATAGGCCGTAAATATGTTATTGGCTCAGAAGTTATTCACGCTTTAAAATCTGTTAGCCTTTCAATAAACAAAGGAGAGTTTGTAGCCTTAATGGGTCCTTCTGGTTCTGGAAAATCTACCTTGATGAATATTTTAGGTTGTTTAGATACACCAAGTAAAGGCGATTATATCTTAAATGGTACCAATGTAAGTCACATGACTGAAAATGAGTTAGCTGAGGTGCGTAATACAGAGATTGGTTTTGTTTTTCAAACCTTTAACCTGTTGCCTCGTGCTACATCATTAGACAACGTGGCGCTACCTTTAATTTATGCTGGTGCCAGTAAAAAGGAACGTAATGAGCGTGCAACTAAGGCTTTGGAAAATGTTGGTTTAGGTAATCGTGTTACACACAAACCAAATGAACTTTCCGGTGGTCAGCGCCAACGTGTAGCTGTTGCAAGAGCCTTAATCAATAATCCTTCTATTATATTGGCAGATGAGCCTACTGGTAACTTAGATACCAAAACATCCATTGAAATCATGGGCCTATTAGAAGAGATTCACAGTAAAGGAAACACCATTATTTTGGTTACCCACGAGGAAGATATTGCACAACACGCACACCGTATTGTTCGCATGAGAGATGGATTGATAGAAAAAGATTACGTTAACGATGATGTAAAAACTGTTTCACCACGCTTATCTCATTTAGAGAAAAAGGGAGATGATTTTGAAAGCATAGTTTAA
- a CDS encoding lmo0937 family membrane protein, which translates to MGNLLYVIAVILIIIWIFGAFVSPFGGNLIHILIVIAIIAVLLRVIRGAA; encoded by the coding sequence ATGGGAAATCTACTTTATGTTATCGCAGTAATCTTAATTATTATCTGGATATTCGGCGCTTTTGTATCACCTTTCGGGGGCAATTTGATACATATTTTAATTGTTATAGCAATTATTGCTGTATTATTAAGAGTGATAAGAGGAGCAGCCTAA
- a CDS encoding 2-C-methyl-D-erythritol 4-phosphate cytidylyltransferase: protein MKYYAIIVGGGSGKRMQNSVAKQFLLLKDKPVLMHTILAFYNSIFNPEIILVLNADLHQQWEELCFKHNFNIPHLIIRGGEQRFHSVRNGLMAIKDEGIVAIHDAVRPIVSNKLITNAYEVAEQMGNAVTCIKPSDSVRKIKDKESKIINRDELVLIQTPQTFEISQLRTAYQQHYKPKFTDDASVVEKAGFKINLIEGERSNIKITYPEDLELAGFLVK, encoded by the coding sequence ATGAAATACTACGCAATAATTGTTGGTGGCGGTTCTGGTAAGCGCATGCAAAATTCAGTTGCTAAACAATTCTTATTGCTAAAAGATAAGCCTGTGCTCATGCACACCATTTTGGCTTTTTACAATTCTATCTTCAATCCAGAAATAATTCTTGTTTTAAATGCTGATTTACATCAACAATGGGAAGAATTATGTTTTAAGCACAACTTCAACATCCCTCACTTAATTATTCGAGGTGGAGAGCAAAGATTTCATTCTGTAAGAAATGGATTAATGGCTATTAAAGATGAAGGAATTGTGGCTATACATGATGCAGTTAGACCTATTGTTAGCAATAAATTGATAACAAATGCTTACGAGGTTGCAGAACAAATGGGAAATGCAGTAACCTGCATAAAACCTAGTGATTCTGTTAGAAAAATAAAAGATAAAGAAAGTAAAATCATCAATAGAGATGAACTTGTATTAATACAAACTCCACAAACTTTCGAGATAAGTCAACTAAGAACAGCTTACCAGCAGCATTACAAACCAAAGTTTACAGATGATGCTTCAGTAGTAGAAAAAGCCGGTTTCAAAATCAACCTAATTGAAGGCGAAAGAAGCAATATTAAAATCACTTACCCCGAAGACTTAGAACTAGCTGGGTTTCTAGTAAAATAA
- the queA gene encoding tRNA preQ1(34) S-adenosylmethionine ribosyltransferase-isomerase QueA: MKLSQFKFNLPESLLANNPAEQRDEARLMVLHKDSGKIEHKIFKDVLGYFDDKDVMILNNTKVFPARLYGNKEKTGATIEVFLLRELNKELRLWDVLVDPARKIRVGNKLYFGDDDLLVAEVVDNTTSRGRTIRFLFDGTDEEFRKNVEILGETPLPKYIKRKATAQDKERYQTIFAKHEGAVAAPTAGLHFSRELMKRLELKGVDFAEVTLHVGLGTFRPVEVEDLTKHKMDSEQFIIEQPAVDIVNKAIEDKRRICAVGTTSMRAIESAVSSGKRLKPANDWTSKFIFPPYDFSIANCMITNFHTPESTLLMMVSAFGGYENVMNAYQVALKEKYRFYSYGDAMLII, encoded by the coding sequence ATGAAGTTATCTCAATTTAAGTTTAATTTACCTGAATCGCTTTTAGCGAACAATCCTGCAGAACAAAGAGACGAAGCCCGTTTAATGGTTTTACACAAAGATAGTGGCAAGATTGAGCATAAGATTTTCAAAGATGTTTTAGGGTATTTTGATGATAAGGATGTCATGATCCTTAATAATACAAAAGTGTTTCCTGCTCGTTTATATGGAAATAAAGAAAAAACTGGAGCAACAATCGAAGTTTTTTTACTTCGCGAATTAAATAAAGAATTACGTTTATGGGATGTTTTAGTAGACCCAGCTCGTAAAATTCGTGTAGGCAACAAATTATATTTTGGTGATGACGATTTATTAGTTGCTGAAGTTGTAGATAACACTACATCTCGTGGTCGTACCATTCGTTTCTTATTTGATGGTACTGATGAAGAATTCAGAAAAAATGTTGAAATCTTAGGAGAAACACCACTTCCAAAATATATCAAGCGTAAAGCAACTGCACAAGATAAAGAACGTTACCAAACAATTTTCGCTAAGCATGAAGGTGCAGTAGCAGCTCCAACTGCTGGTTTACACTTTAGCAGAGAGTTAATGAAACGTTTAGAATTAAAAGGTGTTGATTTTGCTGAAGTTACTTTACACGTTGGTTTAGGTACTTTTAGACCTGTTGAGGTTGAAGATTTAACTAAACATAAAATGGACTCAGAACAGTTTATCATCGAACAACCTGCTGTAGATATTGTTAACAAAGCGATTGAAGATAAAAGAAGAATTTGTGCTGTTGGTACAACATCTATGCGTGCTATCGAATCTGCAGTTTCATCTGGTAAAAGGTTAAAACCTGCTAACGATTGGACTAGCAAGTTTATCTTCCCTCCTTACGATTTCAGTATTGCAAATTGTATGATCACTAACTTCCACACACCAGAATCAACTTTGTTAATGATGGTAAGTGCTTTTGGTGGTTACGAAAATGTAATGAATGCATACCAAGTAGCGTTAAAAGAAAAGTATCGCTTTTATAGCTATGGCGATGCGATGTTAATTATATAG
- the gatC gene encoding Asp-tRNA(Asn)/Glu-tRNA(Gln) amidotransferase subunit GatC — MIIDKQTVHKVADLARIAIKEEEVETLTVEMNKILTFMEKLNELDTIGVKPLVYMNEEVNVWREDIAKQEISVVDGLKNSAKHNESFFFVPKIIEK; from the coding sequence ATGATAATAGATAAACAAACTGTTCATAAAGTTGCAGACTTAGCAAGAATTGCCATTAAGGAAGAAGAAGTGGAAACACTAACTGTTGAAATGAATAAAATTTTAACCTTTATGGAAAAGCTAAATGAATTGGATACAATTGGAGTTAAGCCTCTTGTATATATGAATGAGGAGGTTAATGTGTGGCGTGAAGATATTGCTAAGCAAGAAATTAGTGTGGTTGATGGCTTAAAGAATTCTGCTAAACATAACGAAAGCTTTTTCTTTGTGCCAAAGATTATAGAAAAGTAG
- the trpS gene encoding tryptophan--tRNA ligase — protein MKETVVSGIRSTGKLHIGNYYGAVKSFVQMQHEYNCYFFIADLHSLTTHPTPADLHGNVKHVLVEYLACGIDPEATTIYIQSDVPEIAELYLYLNMNAYMGELERSTSFKDKVRGNPDNVNAGLLTYPVLMAADILIHKATKVPVGKDQEQHLEMARTFGNRFNRLYNQDYFPEPYAFSYSKSLVKVPGLDGKGKMGKSEGEGNAVYLSDTPEIIRKKVSRAVTDSGPTAEFQEKPEAIQNLFDLMKIVSSEDTLAHFDEQYNKMAIRYGDFKKQLAEDMIITTAPMRERINEIAADTAYLRQVAKHGALKARESAQKRIREVRELIGFKSF, from the coding sequence ATGAAAGAAACAGTTGTGAGCGGCATACGCTCTACAGGAAAATTACATATTGGAAATTATTATGGAGCCGTAAAAAGCTTTGTTCAAATGCAACATGAGTACAATTGCTACTTTTTCATTGCAGATTTACATTCATTAACTACACACCCTACTCCTGCAGATTTACATGGAAATGTGAAGCACGTGTTAGTAGAATATCTAGCTTGTGGTATTGACCCAGAAGCAACTACAATTTACATTCAATCTGACGTTCCAGAGATTGCAGAATTGTATTTATACCTGAATATGAATGCGTACATGGGCGAATTAGAACGTAGTACTTCGTTTAAAGATAAAGTTCGTGGTAATCCAGATAACGTAAATGCAGGTCTATTAACGTATCCAGTATTAATGGCTGCAGATATTTTAATTCATAAAGCAACCAAAGTACCTGTTGGAAAAGACCAAGAGCAACATTTAGAGATGGCTCGTACTTTTGGGAATCGTTTTAACCGTTTATATAATCAAGATTATTTCCCAGAACCTTATGCTTTTAGCTATAGTAAAAGCCTAGTAAAAGTACCAGGCTTAGATGGAAAAGGCAAAATGGGTAAATCTGAAGGCGAAGGCAACGCGGTTTATTTATCAGATACTCCAGAAATTATCCGTAAAAAAGTTTCTAGAGCGGTAACAGATAGCGGACCTACAGCAGAGTTTCAAGAGAAACCAGAAGCTATTCAGAACTTATTCGATTTAATGAAAATCGTTTCTTCAGAAGATACTTTAGCACATTTTGATGAACAGTATAATAAAATGGCTATTCGTTATGGCGACTTTAAAAAGCAATTGGCTGAAGACATGATCATAACAACTGCACCAATGCGTGAACGTATTAACGAAATTGCAGCAGATACGGCTTATCTTCGCCAGGTGGCAAAACACGGTGCATTAAAGGCCAGAGAAAGCGCACAAAAAAGAATACGCGAAGTAAGAGAATTAATTGGTTTTAAAAGTTTTTAA
- the kdsB gene encoding 3-deoxy-manno-octulosonate cytidylyltransferase yields the protein MNKGNEKPLQGLGVLGIIPARYASTRFPAKPLVDIAGKTMIQRVYEQAKKCDLDRVVVATDDERISSVVEAFGGEVIMTDTKHQSGTDRCAEVAMKLKGYDVVINIQGDEPFIDPAQIALVRSCFTDDKIQLATLIKEIHSDDELFNTNIPKVVINANQQAIYFSRHPIPYIRNAEKKQDWVTAHQFYKHIGIYGYTTKTLLEITKLAPSSLELAESLEQLRWLENGYQIQTKVTGIETIAIDTPEDLQKIIL from the coding sequence ATGAACAAAGGAAATGAAAAGCCCCTTCAGGGGTTAGGGGTTCTAGGTATCATTCCAGCTCGTTACGCTTCTACCCGCTTTCCTGCAAAACCTTTGGTTGATATTGCTGGCAAAACAATGATACAACGTGTTTACGAGCAAGCAAAAAAATGTGATTTAGATAGAGTTGTTGTGGCAACTGACGATGAGCGTATCTCTTCTGTTGTTGAGGCTTTTGGTGGCGAAGTAATTATGACTGACACCAAACACCAAAGCGGAACAGACCGTTGTGCAGAGGTTGCCATGAAACTGAAAGGTTATGATGTAGTGATAAATATACAGGGTGATGAACCTTTTATAGACCCTGCTCAAATTGCATTAGTTCGTTCTTGTTTTACGGATGATAAAATTCAACTTGCAACGCTAATTAAAGAAATTCATAGTGATGACGAGCTTTTTAACACAAACATTCCGAAGGTTGTGATTAACGCAAATCAGCAAGCCATATATTTTAGCCGCCATCCAATTCCTTATATCCGCAATGCGGAAAAGAAGCAAGATTGGGTAACTGCTCATCAATTCTACAAACATATTGGCATTTATGGTTACACTACCAAAACGCTTTTAGAAATAACCAAATTGGCTCCATCCTCATTAGAGTTGGCAGAAAGCTTAGAACAATTGCGTTGGTTAGAAAATGGTTATCAAATACAAACAAAAGTTACCGGAATAGAAACTATTGCAATTGATACACCAGAAGATTTACAAAAAATAATACTTTAG
- a CDS encoding lysophospholipid acyltransferase family protein, producing MIKLLRKIHYVFSLFSILFFFILFWPIYVLGTRNPKNYSFVNKIRTLHSFLCTAVVGIFFKFSFEKELDENQTYIYCANHTSNLDIIIFCLLAKGRYHFMGKEELMKNPVLGIFFRTIDIAVSRESKISAFRAFKKAGENLEKGMSLIIFPEGRIDDAYPPVLQEFKNGPFRLAIEKNIPIVPVSVINIWQIMWDDGMKFGTRPGIGDIYVHEPILTTILAEDSADALKEEVFKKINSKLQNR from the coding sequence ATGATTAAACTACTCAGAAAGATACATTACGTCTTTTCTTTATTCAGTATCCTTTTTTTCTTTATTCTATTTTGGCCTATCTATGTTTTAGGAACCAGAAATCCTAAAAATTATTCGTTCGTAAATAAAATAAGAACATTACACTCATTTTTATGTACTGCGGTGGTTGGAATTTTTTTCAAGTTTAGCTTTGAAAAAGAACTCGACGAAAATCAGACTTATATCTACTGTGCTAACCATACTTCTAATTTAGATATCATTATTTTTTGTCTATTAGCCAAAGGGCGATATCATTTTATGGGCAAAGAAGAGTTAATGAAAAACCCCGTGTTAGGCATTTTTTTTAGAACTATTGATATTGCTGTATCTCGTGAGAGTAAGATATCGGCATTTAGGGCATTTAAAAAGGCTGGCGAAAATTTAGAAAAGGGGATGAGTTTAATTATTTTTCCTGAGGGAAGAATTGATGACGCCTATCCTCCAGTTTTACAAGAATTTAAAAATGGCCCATTTAGGTTAGCTATAGAAAAAAACATACCGATTGTGCCAGTAAGTGTGATAAACATTTGGCAAATCATGTGGGATGATGGGATGAAGTTTGGCACTAGACCAGGAATTGGTGATATTTATGTTCATGAGCCAATTTTAACTACTATCTTAGCTGAAGATAGTGCTGATGCCTTAAAAGAAGAAGTTTTTAAAAAGATAAACAGTAAGCTACAAAATAGATGA
- a CDS encoding DUF2795 domain-containing protein, with the protein MYWTLELASHLEDAPWPATKDELIDYGIRSGAPVEVIENLQALEDDGEPYETIEEIWPDYPTKDDFFFNEDEY; encoded by the coding sequence ATGTATTGGACATTAGAACTCGCATCGCACTTGGAAGACGCTCCATGGCCTGCAACAAAAGACGAATTAATTGATTACGGTATCCGTTCTGGTGCACCTGTAGAGGTGATTGAAAATTTACAAGCATTGGAAGATGATGGTGAGCCTTATGAAACTATTGAAGAAATTTGGCCGGATTATCCTACCAAAGATGACTTCTTCTTTAATGAAGATGAATATTAA